From the genome of Salvelinus fontinalis isolate EN_2023a chromosome 20, ASM2944872v1, whole genome shotgun sequence, one region includes:
- the LOC129817733 gene encoding complement C1q-like protein 2 produces the protein MESVCVLLLLLCCCSLSGAQVVSSSEGNVASKSSQRVDDKVGNIWMKELLESVGEAAGTTGSLSDIYTVLRELSAKVENLEKACNERPKVAFSASLFPSSQHKGPFKIDTTLIFTNVITNIGEAYNSGTGVFAAPVRGVYYFTFTCSSGTTGKVNAALLKNGQNMAAMIENGNTDSMGSNSVILQLDEGDHVIIILWRDNSIYDNGYRSTFTGVLLFPM, from the exons ATGGAGTCTGTCTGTgttctgctgctgttgctgtgcTGCTGCAGTCTGTCTGGTGCGCAAGTTGTGAGCAGTAGTGAGGGAAACGTCGCAAGCAAAAGCTCTCAACGCGTTGACGACAAAGTAGGAAACATCTGGATGAAAGAGCTGCTGGAGAGTGTCGGTGAAGCGGCTGGCACCACCGGCTCCCTATCGGACATCTACACTGTGCTGAGAGAACTTAGTGCCAAAGTGGAAAATCTGGAGAAGGCATGTAatg AGAGACCTAAGGTGGCGTTCTCAGCGTCACTCTTCCCATCATCTCAACACAAAGGGCCCTTTAAAATTGACACCACCCTGATATTCACAAATGTTATCACAAACATTGGCGAAGCTTACAACTCTGGAACAG GTGTCTTTGCTGCACCGGTGAGAGGGGTCTACTACTTCACGTTCACTTGCAGTTCTGGGACTACAGGAAAAGTGAATGCGGCCCTGTTGAAGAATGGCCAAAATATGGCTGCAATGATTGAAAATGGTAATACTGACAGCATGGGGTCAAATAGTGTAATACTGCAGTTAGATGAAGGTGATCATGTTATCATTATCCTCTGGAGGGACAACAGCATCTATGACAATGGATACAGGAGCACATTCACTGGTGTTCTGCTCTTTCCAATGTGA
- the LOC129817736 gene encoding complement C1q-like protein 2: MESVLAVVVLLCCCVVETQTESDFSAVPSEVDRLLRELTARVEKLESEGKPKVAFSTSLRVSEEHYHFGPFDEDTTVVYKKVTTNIGEAYNPETGVFTAPVGGAYYFTFTCNVGNSGVANAALLKNGVNMAAVYEYANPKSGIYHSGANGVTLVLVEGDKVNVVLWSGSSIFDNSRISMFSGYLLFPIDTK; the protein is encoded by the exons ATGGAGTCTGTTTTGGCTGTGGTGGTGTTGCtttgctgttgtgtggttgagaCTCAGACGGAGAGTGATTTCTCAGCTGTCCCGTCCGAGGTTGACAGGCTGCTGAGGGAACTGACAGCCCGAGTGGAGAAACTGGAGAGCGAGG GCAAACCAAAAGTGGCCTTCTCCACTTCACTTAGGGTCAGTGAGGAACATTATCACTTCGGACCTTTCGACGAGGACACCACCGTGGTGTATAAAAAGGTCACTACAAACATCGGTGAAGCATATAACCCAGAAACAG GTGTCTTTACTGCACCTGTGGGAGGGGCCTACTACTTCACATTCACTTGCAATGTTGGGAATTCAGGGGTGGCGAATGCAGCGTTGCTTAAGAACGGTGTGAACATGGCTGCCGTCTATGAATATGCCAACCCAAAATCCGGTATTTACCACAGCGGGGCCAATGGAGTCACACTAGTCCTGGTGGAAGGAGACAAAGTCAATGTGGTTCTCTGGAGTGGCAGTAGCATATTTGACAACAGCAGAATTAGCATGTTCAGTGGTTACCTTCTATTTCCTATCGATACTAAGTAA